A genome region from Streptomyces sp. NBC_01296 includes the following:
- a CDS encoding aspartate aminotransferase family protein: METKDVTEHIYYPVSDRKMERGEGVYLYDEDGTRYLDCASATFNLSLGYSHPAVIAAMKDQLDKVVHLTSSYQSDPINGLVRRLVETSPAGLTKVHPKVSGGSAANEGAIKMAQMATGKSEVITLFRSHVGQTMMMTSMSGNAFRREPFPNLFPGSLQVPDPYCFRCFYGQKKDTCGMMCVDRLEDFVDYASSGRVAAVLIEPISGNGGNIVPPDGYMQKLRAFCDEQNIALIFDEIQTGIGRTGHMFAAQYFDVEPDAITTAKGLGGSGAQVAAIITNERLAGLPANHHSFTYGSNLLAAAAANVTLDIVRRPEFLANVTRTGDYIMERLHDMKRRYPAIVDVRGVGLMIGFEIGEPDGKPAVKLTNHLADKAMEHGLILRTSRYGYGNVLKIRPPLILTMDQAEEICDKLENLFIAELAR; the protein is encoded by the coding sequence ATGGAAACCAAGGATGTCACCGAGCACATCTATTACCCCGTCAGCGATCGCAAAATGGAGCGGGGTGAAGGCGTCTACCTCTACGACGAGGACGGAACGCGCTACCTCGACTGCGCGTCGGCGACCTTCAACCTGAGCCTGGGCTATTCCCACCCGGCCGTCATCGCCGCCATGAAGGACCAGCTCGACAAGGTGGTCCACCTGACCTCCTCGTACCAGAGCGACCCGATCAACGGCCTCGTGCGGCGGCTGGTGGAGACCTCCCCCGCCGGATTAACCAAGGTGCACCCCAAGGTGTCCGGCGGCTCGGCCGCCAACGAGGGCGCCATCAAGATGGCCCAGATGGCCACCGGGAAGTCCGAGGTCATCACGCTGTTCCGCAGCCACGTCGGACAGACGATGATGATGACATCGATGTCCGGCAACGCCTTCCGCCGCGAGCCGTTCCCCAACCTCTTCCCCGGCAGCCTCCAGGTGCCCGACCCGTACTGCTTCCGCTGCTTCTACGGGCAGAAGAAGGACACCTGCGGAATGATGTGCGTGGACCGTCTGGAGGACTTCGTCGACTACGCGAGCTCCGGCCGCGTCGCCGCCGTCCTCATCGAGCCGATTTCCGGAAACGGCGGCAACATCGTCCCTCCGGACGGCTACATGCAAAAGCTCCGCGCCTTCTGCGACGAACAGAACATCGCCCTCATCTTCGACGAGATCCAGACGGGTATCGGCCGTACCGGCCACATGTTCGCCGCCCAGTACTTCGACGTGGAGCCCGACGCGATCACGACGGCCAAGGGCCTCGGCGGCTCGGGCGCACAGGTCGCCGCAATCATCACCAACGAGCGGCTCGCCGGACTTCCCGCGAACCACCACTCCTTCACGTACGGGTCGAACCTGCTGGCCGCCGCCGCTGCGAATGTCACCCTCGACATCGTGCGCCGGCCGGAATTCCTGGCGAACGTCACCCGGACCGGCGACTACATCATGGAACGCCTCCACGACATGAAGCGCCGCTACCCGGCGATCGTCGACGTCCGCGGCGTCGGTCTCATGATCGGCTTCGAGATCGGCGAGCCGGACGGCAAGCCGGCCGTGAAGCTCACCAACCACCTCGCCGACAAGGCCATGGAGCACGGCCTGATCCTGCGCACCTCGCGCTACGGCTACGGCAACGTCCTCAAGATCCGCCCGCCGCTGATCCTGACCATGGACCAGGCCGAGGAGATCTGCGACAAGCTGGAGAACCTCTTCATCGCGGAGCTGGCCCGATGA
- a CDS encoding GPP34 family phosphoprotein: protein MTGTPLLFALCAAAHGRYPPPHREAETGRGLAGALLIQGALAGRLQLDDNRVRSTGHGRTDDPVLEEALDRLGPSARGRAPADWVERLGPWALTRLHPGPTLPPGGVGARPDPADPRPREALRRVREAVQGPADAGVAAVAAAALLAAAGLHAVAWPEWSAAEASRRTARAVARLGPAGAPVVRAAAAAVSDSRRAAAAALAFPG, encoded by the coding sequence GTGACCGGGACGCCCCTGCTGTTCGCGCTCTGCGCTGCCGCACACGGCCGGTATCCACCGCCGCACCGCGAGGCCGAGACCGGTCGGGGCCTCGCCGGCGCGCTGCTGATCCAGGGCGCGCTGGCGGGCCGGCTGCAACTGGACGACAACCGCGTCCGGTCGACCGGGCACGGCCGCACGGACGACCCGGTGCTGGAGGAGGCCCTGGACCGCCTGGGTCCTTCCGCCCGCGGACGGGCGCCGGCCGACTGGGTCGAGCGCCTGGGCCCCTGGGCGTTGACCCGGCTGCACCCCGGGCCGACGCTGCCCCCGGGCGGTGTGGGGGCGCGGCCCGACCCGGCGGATCCGCGGCCCCGCGAGGCGCTGCGCCGGGTGAGGGAAGCGGTGCAGGGGCCGGCCGATGCCGGTGTGGCGGCCGTGGCGGCAGCGGCCCTGCTGGCCGCCGCCGGATTGCACGCCGTGGCCTGGCCGGAGTGGTCCGCGGCCGAGGCCTCCCGTCGTACCGCCCGGGCCGTCGCCAGGCTCGGGCCGGCCGGGGCGCCGGTCGTCCGGGCCGCCGCGGCGGCGGTCTCCGACTCCCGCCGCGCCGCGGCCGCGGCCCTGGCCTTTCCCGGCTAG
- a CDS encoding zinc-dependent alcohol dehydrogenase has protein sequence MKALTLTADRTLALVEHPKPEARAADDVIVRVTQSGICGTDRSVLVGKFPAETGVVMGHEAVGVVDSVGPDVTRFAVGDRVIVNPTLYCGNCATCLEGHWNFCGHKAGTEVGLDYDGSFAEFIRLPELFCHAIPDGMSFDRAVVVEPLACALNNIEAGRLAAGETAVVVGGGPMGVVTAMAAQLYGAQVLLVEPDPVRRKLAHEVFDAPEFDGRVTVHTPDDPALTERGDLVVDSVGNLLEQSIGYAALRGRVVIMGFNSNASATVRPLTLLQRGLQIIGAGDYNSMIFPKAVELARRLPLERVVTHRFALADHEQAFKALAAVPGAEYAALKVVLVPPHAGADA, from the coding sequence ATGAAGGCCCTGACACTCACCGCCGACCGGACGCTCGCCCTCGTCGAGCACCCCAAGCCGGAGGCCCGCGCCGCCGACGACGTCATCGTCCGCGTCACCCAGAGCGGGATCTGCGGCACCGACCGCAGCGTGCTCGTCGGGAAGTTCCCCGCCGAGACCGGCGTCGTCATGGGCCACGAGGCCGTCGGAGTCGTCGACTCCGTCGGCCCCGACGTCACACGCTTCGCCGTCGGCGACCGGGTCATCGTCAACCCCACCCTGTACTGCGGCAATTGCGCCACCTGTCTGGAAGGCCACTGGAACTTCTGCGGCCACAAGGCGGGCACCGAGGTCGGCCTCGACTACGACGGCTCCTTCGCCGAGTTCATCCGCCTGCCCGAGCTGTTCTGCCACGCCATACCCGACGGCATGAGCTTCGACCGGGCCGTCGTCGTCGAACCGCTCGCCTGCGCCCTCAACAACATCGAGGCCGGCCGGCTGGCCGCGGGCGAGACCGCCGTCGTCGTCGGCGGTGGCCCGATGGGCGTGGTCACCGCGATGGCCGCCCAGCTGTACGGCGCCCAGGTGCTGCTCGTCGAGCCCGACCCGGTGCGCCGCAAGCTGGCCCACGAGGTGTTCGACGCCCCCGAGTTCGACGGCCGGGTCACCGTCCACACCCCGGACGACCCCGCCCTCACCGAGCGCGGAGACCTGGTCGTGGACTCCGTCGGCAACCTCCTGGAGCAGAGCATCGGCTACGCCGCCCTGCGCGGCCGGGTCGTCATCATGGGCTTCAACAGCAACGCCTCCGCCACCGTGCGTCCGCTCACCCTGCTGCAGCGCGGACTCCAGATCATCGGCGCCGGCGACTACAACAGCATGATCTTCCCCAAGGCCGTCGAGCTCGCCCGCCGGCTGCCGCTGGAGCGCGTGGTCACCCACCGCTTCGCACTCGCCGATCACGAGCAGGCGTTCAAGGCCCTCGCCGCCGTCCCCGGCGCCGAGTACGCCGCGCTGAAGGTCGTCCTCGTACCGCCGCACGCCGGAGCGGACGCATGA
- a CDS encoding inositol monophosphatase family protein, translated as MTTANPMKRLLKALGEHVRSELLAYADHGHARQVHGDSPGGDAQFDVDEVAEKAVLDYLRAHAHVPVALYTEDGSYVELAPEPQVLLVVDPIDGTRPTSAGLEMGMVSIAAAPYGDGAPTLADVNAACLVEIKSGAWLYGDDTEGLESGGFTTPVPRLSRNTDLTRMFWSIEFNGHPMQLMNDAYGHLVDRSANTGGIFVFNSSTFSISRIITGQLDAYADIGNRVLRDHPDTEEQFLSVGRGSILHLFPYDIAAVVYLARQAGVVITDAYGDDLGTTSLVDLGPMNQKSCIAAATPELHKQLLDSIRWDLGRGTTAPAREAS; from the coding sequence ATGACCACCGCGAACCCGATGAAGCGGCTCCTGAAGGCGCTCGGCGAGCACGTCCGCTCCGAGCTGCTCGCCTACGCGGACCACGGCCACGCCCGGCAGGTCCACGGCGACTCGCCCGGCGGCGACGCCCAGTTCGACGTGGACGAGGTGGCCGAGAAGGCCGTACTGGACTACCTGCGCGCCCACGCCCACGTACCGGTGGCGCTCTACACCGAGGACGGCTCCTACGTGGAGCTCGCTCCCGAGCCGCAGGTCCTGCTCGTCGTCGACCCGATCGACGGCACCCGTCCCACCTCGGCCGGGCTGGAGATGGGCATGGTGTCCATCGCCGCCGCCCCCTACGGCGACGGGGCGCCCACCCTCGCCGACGTCAACGCCGCATGCCTGGTGGAGATCAAGAGCGGCGCCTGGCTGTACGGCGACGACACCGAGGGACTCGAAAGCGGCGGCTTCACCACACCCGTGCCGCGGCTGAGCCGGAACACCGACCTGACCCGGATGTTCTGGTCGATCGAGTTCAACGGCCACCCCATGCAGCTGATGAACGACGCCTACGGCCACCTCGTGGACCGGTCGGCCAACACCGGCGGCATCTTCGTCTTCAACAGCAGCACCTTCTCCATCTCCCGCATCATCACGGGCCAGCTCGACGCCTACGCCGACATCGGCAACCGCGTCCTGCGCGACCACCCCGACACCGAAGAGCAGTTCCTGAGCGTGGGCCGCGGCTCGATCCTGCACCTCTTCCCGTACGACATCGCCGCCGTCGTCTACCTCGCCCGGCAGGCGGGCGTCGTCATCACCGACGCCTACGGCGACGACCTCGGCACCACCTCCCTGGTCGACCTCGGCCCGATGAACCAGAAGTCCTGCATCGCCGCGGCCACCCCCGAACTCCACAAGCAGCTGCTCGACTCCATCCGATGGGACCTCGGCCGCGGCACCACCGCGCCCGCGAGGGAGGCATCATGA